The DNA region TCTACAGCAACCCTAATTCGTTCTCCAAGAGACAAGGGTGGCACTTTTCTTGGCTCCATATCTGTGGGAGGCATAGAAGGCGTGAAAGATTGTTCATGTATAGATACTGGAATAAAgccagaaaaaataaatttgtttgaaCAGAATATCTATTGAGAAAAAAGTTGAAGGGCTGTCTTCTCTGCCATCGAGAGATAGTCCTTTTTAACTGGCCATCACATGTAGCTCAGTCAAAATGATACATTTCTTCCAACAAAGTTGCAAGGAGTCAACTCAGGGTACCAGACTCCATACATGCTTTATGCAAATGAAGTGCCAACTTAGAAAAGCTCTAGTTATTTTGCTTTTCATAATGCTTAATTGACTCGATACTTGTTAAGAGTTCCCATACAAATGGAACTGAATGAGGAGGTGATTAGGGATTTTAAACTTTGTCCACAACTTTGATTAATTAGTAAATAAGTTGTGCAAGACTATAGAAATGTAACATATAGTGCatggaaacaaataaaaacattgtaaaaaactaaaattaaaagaagaaaaaaagtacgaTAACCGTAAAAAATTTCCCTATGTGCACACAAATGAAGACCACAATTTGAAATAAACCCCAGACACACAAGTAGAGTGTAATGTAACTTCACTAAATACAGTAGGTTCTCTAAAAATTCAAATCTCCAATGGTATTTCCAATGtttgggttttcattttttaggaAATCAACTTACTTTTGTGGTTCAGTTACTTATATTCAAAATACTGTTAACGAGTAATAAAATATGTTTCCAATGTGATTATGACATATTAAGGGGCTGACTAAGATGGAGTTTTTGCATTTAACCTCCATCTCTTGAATCAATGacagtaaatgtaaattttataatGGAAGAAGAAAGTAATAAATGCACAACCtttttccatcatttttttcctttgattaaTTATAAAAGAGTGGTCAAACCTAGAAGCaaaagttattaaaatttatgTTTCACTTACTGATCTTAGTACTAGCTCTCTAGATCCCAAGTCTGTGTTTATGCAAATTCACATTAAATCTCAACAATATATTTTACATGCAATTATAAAAGGCAAAAGTTAGGAACCCAAGTGAACaaagttgaaattttgaattaccCAGAAACAAAAGGCAAATTTTCAGATGACCAGATGAATCCAGATCAATTGAGTTTATTGCCTTACATTAGACaaaattgtttgagaatagTGATTTATGAACATTACAAGTTCTTTGAACCAACTGGGCAATTCTCCCATCACTTGAGATCTTGGCTAACAATATAACTAATGTCAGTATCATCTTGTTGtgtgttcaaatatatatatatatatataggctgtAGGTGCCCATTTGACCAAATGACATATACCCTAGGTTATGGTGGTTGTGGTTACTGCTGCTTCCGAGAGTGAACAGGGCAAGTATGGTCTGACTAGATAATTGTTACCCTGGAAACTGTGAAGGCAATTCTTTTGACTATACTTGTCCCATAAAGACTACCAAATAATAGCAAACTTCCAGAAAACCAATtgatatgagagagagagagagagagagagagagagatcattATGGGCAGAGTAATGCAGTTGTCCTACGAACATTAGCATTCAGATATAATTGGTTGAGCACCAATCAGATTCCATAACATAAACCATCTGACCAATTGTTCATTTCTGAAAGATAAAACTCTGTCACTGACCCGAAATGATATAGCACTTTGGCTATATGATCAAGTCAGATTTGAGCCCAGCATATTCCAGTATTAGGCAGATCAGATAACAAAGCCTACGCATGGCTAGGTCACCATTTGGATAGAATTTCTGAAGAAAAACAGTTAAAAGATTCTGGGACGCATGCCTACTATCAAACAAGCAAAGATAATCTTACCATGAAGATAGAGTGCCAGAGGTTGTGCATTGAAATAATTCGATATAATCAGTTTCTCATGCTCCTTTGGGCCCCAGTAGTAACCCTGCAGAGAAACTAAATTTGGATGTTTGATGTTCCCAAGTTTCTTTACTTCCCTTGCAAATTCATTCCTTCCTTTCACTATTCCCTCCCTTAACCATTTAACAGCCAATATATGGCCAGAGTCAAGTGTAGCTTTGTACAATGTTCCATGACAACTCTTTCCAATGACCTCAGCTGGAGCATGTGAAAGTTCTTCTGCTGTGAACAGAAAGGGACCATCAAACAGATGTAAATGCCCAGCCAATTTCTCTGGAGAACCAACTTTTGGCACACCAGGATTACCAGGTAGTTGTTGGTTTTTAGAAGGTGATGGATTTGAAGATGACAAGAGGGCCATAGGAGAAGATATTCCTTTCCCTATTGTTACTGATTCTGGATGGCCAAGATCCCTGGGCATCCTTACAACTGATGAAGTGTCCCCAGCATCATCTGCAGATCCCATTTGAGATGATGGAAAAATATCTTGATCAAATGTAAATGAAGATAATGATGGGTCCACATTTTTGTTGGGTCCCAGTCTACGAGAAATGGAAGAACTCCCTTCTGCAACACCCTTTTTAGCATCATTTCCTATTGAACTACTACTATATTCCTGCAAGTGGGTTCTATAATAGATCAATATGCACATAAGAGATATCACAGCAGTGCCACCAACCAAACCTGCGATCAGGGCAATTCTAATAGAATTTGTCATACGAGACCTGTGATCTCTTGGGTTCAGCTGGGGAATATCTTTTGGAGATGATGGTGAAtaatgaaaaatgagaaaagaattTCCGGGATGAAATGCTGAATCAGGGAACTGCCTTAAGTTTTCAGGTACAACGCCagagaaattattaaaagaCACATTGAATCCTTTCAACTTATCTGGAAGATCATTGGGGATGCTACCATCTAAATTGTTGTTTGATAGGTCAACATATACCAAGTTATGAAACTTACTTATCCCTGGGGGAAAATGGCCACTCAACGAGTTATTGGACAGATCAAGAGACACCAGGCTCAAATCTTCCACAGAAGCTATTGAAGTAATATTTCCAATTTCTTGAAGAGGTATTGACCCAGATAAATTGTTGCCTGAAAGCTTAAGGTTAGCCAGATGGGTTGAGGTGAAAAGGCTTGGAAGGAGGACCCCATTAAGCTGGTTGAGGCTAAGATCTATCACTTGTAGTTCTGGGTATGTACCCAATACCGGTGGGAGAGCACCCACTAACGAATTTTTGGATATCTTAAGTGAAGTCAGCCTCAAGAattgagaagtttggtttggtAAGCTTCCTGTGAGTGAGTTTGAACTTAACTCAATGACTTCAACATAATTCCCCCAACTCTGGATTCTTGACACATTACCTGAAAGCATATTATTACTCAGATCTATGATGGTACAATGCCCTATCTCAGCAGGCAAGGATCCCGACAGTTTATTTGAAGATAGATTAAGCTTCTTTAAATTTGCGGAGGTGATACTTCCTACTGGACCTGCAATGAACATAAGTCTTTTTAAACTACAATTATTGCAGTAAGGACTactgaattttgaaaatcatacAAATTAGTTGATGGTTATTAATGGTGGGcaaaaatcaacaaagaaatgACACACTAGAACAGAAGAAAGTCCATCTTGAGCAGTGAAACAGATCACAACAATTGGATTTATCATATagtatactttttatttttatttaatttttataattaatcaaaatatcattaaaagcataaggcaccACAAAAGGAGAAACATAGCAACTGTCCAATGATACacaatgttgaaaaaaaaaagaattcaactCCTCCAAAGTCCTACCGCGATCCTCAAAACACTTATTATTCTTTTCCCTTCAAAGACATCATTTTCCATATAGCAACATTCCGAGTATTGCCGGCAGTCCACAAACATATTATATAGTATACTTCTGAAAAGGTTCTAGAACTATTTAACATCATCTTGTCATGTAAGAGGAGCCATTGTGAAGCACAAGAATATGAGCATTGAAGCCACT from Corylus avellana chromosome ca10, CavTom2PMs-1.0 includes:
- the LOC132164511 gene encoding probable inactive receptor kinase At5g10020, which codes for MQAICLITLLLVVIACGQSDFEALLELKKGIVKDSSGQVLVSWDSKSMDSSGCPRNWYGITCTHGHVTSITVNDVGLVGDFMLSAITGLTMLSNLSVSNNQLTGTIYNIGLIQSLQYLDLSRNLFHGLIPPGLVNLKNLVHLNLSSNQFEGIVPAGFGKLQKLKNLDFRGNGFSGDIMRLLSQIGSVVHVDLSSNQFSGSLDLGLGSPSFISSIQYLNISRNSLVGEPFAHDGMPYFDSLEVLDSSNNQLVGTVPPSFNFMVSLRILRLGSNQLTGPLPEALLQESSMILSELDLSLNHLKGPVGSITSANLKKLNLSSNKLSGSLPAEIGHCTIIDLSNNMLSGNVSRIQSWGNYVEVIELSSNSLTGSLPNQTSQFLRLTSLKISKNSLVGALPPVLGTYPELQVIDLSLNQLNGVLLPSLFTSTHLANLKLSGNNLSGSIPLQEIGNITSIASVEDLSLVSLDLSNNSLSGHFPPGISKFHNLVYVDLSNNNLDGSIPNDLPDKLKGFNVSFNNFSGVVPENLRQFPDSAFHPGNSFLIFHYSPSSPKDIPQLNPRDHRSRMTNSIRIALIAGLVGGTAVISLMCILIYYRTHLQEYSSSSIGNDAKKGVAEGSSSISRRLGPNKNVDPSLSSFTFDQDIFPSSQMGSADDAGDTSSVVRMPRDLGHPESVTIGKGISSPMALLSSSNPSPSKNQQLPGNPGVPKVGSPEKLAGHLHLFDGPFLFTAEELSHAPAEVIGKSCHGTLYKATLDSGHILAVKWLREGIVKGRNEFAREVKKLGNIKHPNLVSLQGYYWGPKEHEKLIISNYFNAQPLALYLHDMEPRKVPPLSLGERIRVAVEVARCLNYLHNEKAIPHGNLKSTNILLENPNPNVLLTDYSLHRLLTPSGTAEQVLNAGALGYTPPEFASSSKPSPSLKSDVYAFGVILLELLTGKSSGEIISGIPGVVDLTDWVRFWVGENRSSECFDRLILNRQRVEHPPRALDHMLQVALTCILPASERPDMSTVFEDLSRIV